The following proteins are encoded in a genomic region of Cricetulus griseus strain 17A/GY chromosome 7, alternate assembly CriGri-PICRH-1.0, whole genome shotgun sequence:
- the Nmral1 gene encoding nmrA-like family domain-containing protein 1: MADKKLVVVFGATGAQGGSVARTLLEDGTFRVRVVTRNPEQRAAQELKLQGAEVVQGDQNDDASMELALTGAHATFIVTNYWEHCSQDREVKQGKLLADLAKRLGLHYVVYSGLENIRKLTAGRLAAGHFDGKGEVEEYFRDIGVPMTSVRLPCYFENLLSYFLPQKAADGKSYLLDLPMGDVPMDGMAVSDLGPVVLSLLKKPEEYVGQNIGLSTCKHTAEEYAALLTRHIGKTVHHAKTTPEDYERLGFLGARDLANMFRFYALKPDRNIDLTLQLNPKAQTLDQWLEQHKGDFAQL, translated from the exons ATGGCGGATAAGAAACTGGTGGTGGTTTTTGGAGCCACAG GTGcccaaggtggctcagtggcacGCACATTGCTGGAAGATGGGACATTCAGGGTACGAGTGGTAACAAGGaacccagagcagagagcagcccAAGAGCTGAAGCTGCAAGGTGCTGAAGTAGTACAAGGAGACCAGAATGACGATGCTAGCATGGAGCTGGCACTAACAGGAGCCCATGCCACCTTCATTGTGACCAATTACTGGGAGCATTGCAGCCAGGACCGAGAAGTTAAGCAG GGCAAGCTTCTAGCAGATTTAGCCAAACGCTTGGGCCTCCATTATGTCGTCTACAGTGGCCTGGAGAACATCAGGAAGCTGACGGCAGGAAGGCTGGCAGCAGGCCACTTTGATGGCAAAGGGGAGGTGGAGGAATATTTCCGAGACATCGGTGTTCCCATGACCAGTGTGCGGCTGCCTTGCTATTTTGAGAACCTCCTTTCCTATTTCCTGCCCCAGAAAGCTGCAGATGGAAAGAGCTACTTGCTGG ACTTGCCCATGGGTGATGTCCCCATGGATGGAATGGCAGTGAGTGACCTGGGCCCCGTGGTGCTCAGCTTGCTGAAGAAGCCAGAGGAGTATGTAGGGCAGAACATCGGGCTCAGCACCTGCAAGCACACAGCAGAGGAGTATGCTGCACTGCTCACCAGGCACATTGGCAAGACTGTACATCACGCAAAG ACAACTCCTGAGGACTACGAGAGGCTTGGCTTCCTGGGGGCCCGAGACTTGGCCAACATGTTCCGTTTCTATGCCCTGAAACCTGACCGGAACATTGATCTAACCCTGCAACTCAACCCCAAGGCCCAGACATTGGACCAGTGGTTGGAGCAGCACAAAGGGGACTTTGCACAGCTGTGA